One Campylobacterota bacterium DNA segment encodes these proteins:
- a CDS encoding FAD-dependent oxidoreductase: MLYDVVVVGSGISGLYAALYARRSGLSVALVCKSNPLRSNSAVASGGINAVLRSTRRDSHREHIADTLRGSDELGRFSVVSSMVRGAEEVIRELSEMGVNFDRNEEGDIAQRPFGGTNASRTCYIADKTGAAITQTLLVQCRKEGVSIFPGHVMLSIATFKEKLSGVILLRRRDSQVIAFACKSLVLAGGGYAGIYRGHSTNSQEASGDALAVALRTKMRLANMEFVQFHPTTLNGTLISEAARGEGAYIVDETGTRFTDELATRDRLSRAIAEHQRAGHSVYLDFRHLGEELIDQKLPSARKHALNGAGIDITTELLPITPSAHYTMGGIWSRADTSTDLPGVFACGECAYNGVHGANRLGGNSLLEAAYFGRVAGIEASRAARRNEFQPIDYAQVERESRYIGMILEGENRFNINTMRRNLGNNLYVNAGIFRTHDSLAAALEYVHYLMKMSSGLCCVNKERSDNVELLSILEFRNSLSVAEAMVMAALAREESRGAHYRSDYPIRDDKHYKVDTILRRLAGTFLRITFEGAVSADWWHRIRRFFHAQ; this comes from the coding sequence GTCGTTGTCGGAAGCGGCATTTCCGGGCTTTACGCCGCCCTTTACGCCCGACGCTCCGGACTTTCCGTAGCATTGGTCTGCAAAAGCAACCCCCTGCGCTCAAATTCGGCCGTAGCTTCCGGAGGGATCAACGCCGTTCTCCGATCGACCCGCCGCGATTCGCACCGCGAACACATCGCCGACACGCTCAGAGGGTCGGATGAACTGGGGCGGTTTTCGGTCGTCAGCTCGATGGTCCGAGGGGCGGAAGAGGTGATACGCGAACTCTCGGAGATGGGGGTGAATTTCGATCGGAACGAAGAGGGCGATATCGCGCAAAGACCGTTTGGCGGAACCAACGCATCGCGCACCTGCTACATCGCCGATAAGACGGGTGCGGCGATCACCCAGACACTGCTCGTGCAATGCCGGAAGGAAGGAGTCAGCATATTCCCCGGGCACGTCATGCTCTCGATCGCGACGTTCAAGGAAAAACTCTCCGGCGTGATCCTCCTGCGGCGGCGCGATTCCCAGGTGATCGCATTTGCCTGCAAATCGCTGGTACTTGCCGGCGGCGGATATGCCGGCATCTACCGAGGCCATTCGACCAATTCGCAAGAAGCGAGCGGGGACGCACTTGCCGTCGCGCTGCGGACCAAAATGAGGCTTGCCAACATGGAATTCGTACAGTTCCATCCAACGACACTGAACGGCACGCTCATCAGCGAAGCGGCCAGAGGGGAAGGGGCGTACATCGTCGATGAAACGGGTACACGCTTCACCGACGAACTCGCAACGCGCGACCGCCTCTCACGCGCGATTGCGGAACACCAGCGTGCCGGGCACAGCGTTTATCTCGATTTCCGCCATCTGGGCGAAGAACTGATCGACCAAAAGCTCCCCTCCGCCCGCAAACACGCCCTCAACGGCGCGGGAATCGACATCACGACCGAACTCCTTCCGATTACCCCCTCGGCGCACTACACGATGGGGGGAATCTGGAGCCGTGCCGATACATCGACCGATCTACCGGGGGTTTTTGCCTGTGGAGAGTGTGCTTACAACGGGGTCCACGGAGCCAACCGTCTCGGAGGGAACAGCCTGCTTGAAGCGGCCTATTTTGGAAGGGTGGCGGGGATAGAAGCGTCCAGGGCCGCCCGCAGAAACGAATTTCAGCCCATCGACTACGCACAGGTGGAGCGGGAATCGCGCTACATCGGAATGATACTCGAAGGGGAGAACCGTTTCAACATCAATACGATGCGGCGCAATCTTGGCAACAATCTGTACGTTAATGCGGGAATATTCCGGACGCACGACTCGTTGGCCGCCGCGCTCGAATATGTTCACTACCTGATGAAAATGTCATCAGGACTGTGTTGCGTCAATAAAGAGCGATCCGACAACGTCGAACTCCTCTCGATCCTCGAATTTCGTAACTCGCTGAGCGTCGCCGAAGCGATGGTGATGGCGGCGCTGGCGCGCGAAGAGAGCAGGGGAGCCCATTACCGCAGCGATTATCCGATCCGCGACGACAAACACTACAAAGTCGATACGATCCTGCGTCGTCTTGCGGGAACATTTCTGCGAATTACGTTCGAGGGGGCCGTATCGGCCGACTGGTGGCATCGGATACGCCGTTTTTTCCACGCACAATAA
- the nifT gene encoding putative nitrogen fixation protein NifT: protein MAKVMLRYDSTGAISFYVAKKDMEETIVKSEFDTLERWGGEVKLSNGETWYIEPCAKKFPSEVVAKRLGE from the coding sequence ATGGCTAAGGTAATGCTGCGTTACGATTCAACGGGGGCGATATCGTTTTACGTCGCCAAAAAAGACATGGAAGAGACGATCGTCAAATCCGAATTCGACACGCTAGAGCGCTGGGGTGGGGAAGTTAAGCTCAGTAACGGCGAAACCTGGTACATCGAGCCCTGCGCCAAAAAATTCCCCTCCGAAGTCGTTGCCAAGCGGCTCGGGGAGTGA
- a CDS encoding diguanylate cyclase → MNPEFSAITPSTRIGDLFASSAGCPRFEGDTIVQNLLEFFARHDDDAVIVTRRSAHVGIVTLRDIVRVIHDSDNLGLPIRDFMTSPVETFDADTQISDVIEAIEELPYDKIVAAKGKNVLGIIDKHRLMSLCYRQITPMVKHDYTMIHSLMGLVGEGEKGLLKMATTDTLTGIGNRRLFEEVFQSHQKHPQSQDYSLYLLLLDVDNFKSINDTFGHNVGDSVLKQLAALIGSSIRKSDTFVRWGGEEFAILQRYTDPMAVMKVAEQIRKKIDEHSFETIVHVTCSFGLASVRPHEELESVFERADKALYRAKSDGKNCVRIDMG, encoded by the coding sequence ATGAACCCTGAATTCTCGGCCATTACCCCATCTACGCGAATCGGAGATCTTTTTGCCTCTTCGGCCGGTTGCCCGAGGTTCGAAGGGGATACGATCGTCCAGAATCTGCTGGAGTTTTTCGCCCGCCACGACGACGACGCGGTTATCGTCACCCGCCGCTCGGCCCATGTGGGGATCGTGACCCTCAGAGACATCGTCCGCGTTATACACGACAGCGACAATCTGGGGCTGCCGATCCGCGATTTCATGACCTCTCCCGTCGAAACTTTCGATGCCGACACCCAGATATCCGATGTCATAGAAGCGATCGAAGAGCTGCCTTACGACAAAATTGTCGCGGCCAAGGGCAAAAACGTTCTGGGGATTATCGACAAACACCGACTGATGTCGCTGTGTTACCGGCAAATCACCCCTATGGTCAAACACGACTATACAATGATCCATTCGCTGATGGGGCTTGTCGGCGAGGGCGAAAAAGGGCTGCTGAAAATGGCGACGACCGATACGCTGACCGGTATCGGCAACCGGAGGCTCTTTGAAGAGGTGTTCCAATCGCACCAAAAGCATCCTCAGTCCCAGGATTATTCCCTCTATCTGCTGTTGCTCGACGTCGACAATTTCAAAAGCATCAACGACACCTTCGGACACAATGTCGGCGATTCGGTGCTTAAGCAGCTGGCCGCTTTGATCGGCTCTTCGATCCGGAAAAGCGACACGTTCGTACGATGGGGAGGGGAAGAGTTTGCCATCTTGCAGCGTTATACCGATCCGATGGCCGTAATGAAAGTGGCCGAACAGATACGCAAAAAAATCGACGAACACAGTTTTGAGACGATCGTCCACGTGACGTGCAGTTTCGGTCTCGCATCGGTTCGCCCGCACGAAGAGCTTGAAAGCGTTTTCGAACGTGCCGATAAAGCCCTCTACCGCGCAAAATCAGACGGGAAAAACTGCGTCCGCATCGATATGGGATAA
- a CDS encoding sigma 54-interacting transcriptional regulator, with product MMTFDANIPNREECHTCSLTFAYKEINLLYEVAVMLTSTTDIHESVEKAMRRLKQHGYLERCALFRKKEDADELELLISIDLEPYQKKMATYRFGEGATGLAAQSREPIVIENIHNNINYLNKMGNISTQMVSYVAVPLMQDDEVIGVISANIGKSSPLNFDEIVRMLTIVGSLFVGALKVQQTITKEKESLSELKTYYKEEMQKDYKFENIVGRSTRMQQVFSMINTVAPTDATILIRGETGTGKELIATAVHNLSRRQNGPFIKLNCAAISETLLESELFGHEKGAFTDAREMRKGRFELADGGTLFLDEIGDITPALQVKLLRILQEQEFERVGGTKTIRTNVRLVAATNRNLEEMVRKGEFREDLFYRLNVIPINLPPLRERYEDVKLLIEHYLQKFMKEHRKTMHFSKGAMELLLDYPWPGNIRELQNTMERIVLICPDGEIQPEMLSHVLPFNYQKLYMHNDPAVSAAAAPTPAKEFPSGPITKKTLQELEKESIIQALIDSHGIQTKAARSLGMTARQIGYKIKQYGIEV from the coding sequence ATGATGACTTTTGATGCCAATATTCCGAATCGAGAAGAGTGCCACACCTGTTCGCTCACGTTCGCATACAAAGAGATCAATCTCCTCTACGAAGTGGCGGTGATGCTGACCAGTACGACCGATATTCATGAAAGCGTCGAAAAAGCGATGCGTCGGCTCAAACAGCATGGCTATCTCGAGCGGTGTGCCCTGTTTCGCAAAAAAGAGGATGCCGACGAACTTGAACTGCTGATTTCGATCGACCTCGAGCCGTATCAGAAAAAAATGGCAACGTACCGGTTCGGCGAAGGGGCGACTGGGCTTGCCGCCCAAAGCCGTGAACCGATCGTCATCGAAAACATCCACAACAACATCAATTATCTCAACAAAATGGGCAATATTTCGACCCAAATGGTCTCTTACGTGGCGGTACCGCTGATGCAAGACGACGAGGTCATCGGCGTCATTTCGGCCAACATCGGCAAAAGCAGTCCCCTCAATTTCGACGAAATCGTCCGGATGCTCACCATCGTAGGGTCGCTTTTTGTCGGTGCTCTGAAGGTACAACAGACCATCACCAAAGAAAAAGAGTCGCTGAGCGAACTCAAAACGTATTACAAAGAAGAGATGCAAAAAGATTACAAATTCGAAAACATTGTCGGACGTTCGACGCGGATGCAGCAGGTATTTTCGATGATCAACACCGTTGCTCCCACCGACGCGACGATTCTCATCCGGGGCGAAACGGGAACGGGAAAAGAGCTCATCGCCACCGCGGTTCACAACCTCAGTCGACGCCAGAACGGCCCCTTTATCAAGCTCAACTGCGCCGCCATCAGCGAAACGCTGTTGGAGAGCGAGCTTTTCGGGCATGAAAAAGGGGCGTTTACCGACGCGCGGGAGATGCGCAAGGGGCGTTTCGAACTCGCAGACGGCGGAACCCTGTTCCTCGATGAAATCGGCGACATTACCCCTGCGCTCCAGGTCAAACTGCTGCGTATATTGCAAGAACAGGAGTTCGAACGGGTCGGCGGCACCAAAACGATCCGCACAAACGTCCGGCTCGTCGCCGCGACAAACCGGAATCTCGAAGAGATGGTACGCAAAGGGGAATTTCGCGAAGACCTGTTTTACCGTTTGAATGTCATTCCGATCAACCTCCCCCCGTTGCGGGAACGTTACGAAGACGTCAAACTACTGATCGAGCACTATCTGCAGAAATTTATGAAAGAGCACCGCAAGACGATGCACTTCAGCAAAGGGGCGATGGAACTGTTGCTCGACTATCCCTGGCCGGGAAACATCCGCGAACTCCAGAATACGATGGAGAGAATCGTTCTGATTTGTCCGGACGGGGAGATCCAGCCTGAAATGCTCAGCCATGTTTTGCCGTTCAATTATCAGAAACTCTACATGCACAACGATCCGGCGGTCTCCGCTGCTGCCGCGCCGACACCGGCAAAAGAGTTTCCCAGCGGACCGATAACGAAAAAGACGCTTCAGGAACTCGAAAAAGAATCGATCATCCAGGCCCTCATTGATTCGCACGGAATTCAGACCAAAGCGGCCCGTTCATTGGGGATGACCGCCCGGCAGATCGGTTATAAAATCAAGCAATACGGAATCGAGGTATAA
- a CDS encoding redoxin family protein, whose amino-acid sequence MQITVHGTPTPLEGKEMSLWREAPAARVTLLDGTPNVIGMIAPTAQLLIAIPSLKTEVCSLGAKTFNALVQRFGKLKTVMVTTDDIDFVRDYAMREGIDHAEIVIDTSREFAKKYGILISEGKLKDRLARAVFVIDREGLISYIEIVPEITDEVDYDRCIEAVEKAANTKQKGHEHENWMGA is encoded by the coding sequence ATGCAAATCACCGTACACGGCACCCCGACGCCGCTTGAAGGAAAAGAGATGAGCCTATGGCGGGAGGCTCCTGCGGCACGCGTAACGCTTCTCGACGGGACACCGAACGTCATCGGGATGATCGCGCCGACGGCACAGCTGTTGATCGCGATTCCTTCGCTCAAAACCGAGGTATGTTCCCTTGGGGCAAAAACGTTTAACGCTCTGGTCCAACGGTTCGGCAAACTCAAAACCGTCATGGTCACCACCGACGATATCGATTTCGTCCGCGACTATGCCATGCGCGAGGGGATCGACCACGCAGAAATCGTGATCGACACGTCACGCGAGTTTGCGAAAAAGTACGGCATACTGATATCGGAGGGCAAACTCAAGGATCGGCTCGCGCGGGCCGTATTCGTCATCGACCGCGAAGGGCTCATCAGCTATATCGAAATCGTTCCCGAAATCACCGACGAAGTCGATTACGACCGCTGCATCGAAGCGGTCGAGAAAGCGGCAAACACGAAGCAAAAAGGGCATGAACACGAGAACTGGATGGGAGCCTGA
- the ald gene encoding alanine dehydrogenase, with protein sequence MIIGLPKEIKTDEFRVALTPSGVEELVRSGHSVYVQSKAGEGSGFNDASYASAGAVLLDDPDQIWRASDMIVKVKEPIEAEYPRLREGLILFTYLHLAADRVLTELLCEKKVTAYAYETLRSGRRLPLLEPMSEIAGRMATLFGSVHLGRYYGGKGQLVGGAVGTAPGRVVVFGAGVAGKAAADAAAGLGAEVVLFDINTERLAYLRDVMSPRVTMHYSSHDAITSSIKEADLIIGTVLIPGAKAPKLITREMLGLIPRGSVLVDVSIDQGGCFETSRPTTHSDPTFEVEGIIHYCVANMPGMYPHTSTSALTHATLPYIKQIAATPITHVVGNDVLSSALNTYDGYLMNEAVAHAHGMKYKGHH encoded by the coding sequence ATGATCATTGGGCTTCCCAAAGAGATAAAAACCGACGAATTCCGAGTTGCTCTGACCCCTTCGGGGGTGGAAGAGCTGGTCCGCAGCGGGCACAGCGTGTACGTTCAGTCCAAAGCAGGCGAGGGGAGCGGGTTCAATGACGCATCCTACGCCTCGGCGGGAGCGGTACTCCTGGACGATCCCGACCAGATATGGCGTGCCAGCGATATGATCGTCAAGGTCAAAGAACCGATCGAAGCCGAATATCCCAGGCTTCGTGAAGGGCTTATCCTCTTTACCTACCTTCACCTCGCGGCGGATCGGGTGCTGACCGAATTGCTCTGTGAGAAAAAAGTGACCGCCTACGCGTACGAGACACTTCGCAGCGGTCGGCGTCTTCCCCTCCTTGAACCGATGAGCGAAATCGCCGGTCGTATGGCGACGCTTTTTGGCAGCGTTCACCTCGGGCGTTATTACGGAGGAAAAGGGCAGCTTGTGGGCGGAGCCGTCGGAACAGCACCGGGGCGCGTCGTCGTATTCGGGGCGGGAGTAGCGGGCAAAGCGGCGGCCGATGCCGCTGCCGGTCTGGGCGCCGAAGTCGTGCTGTTTGACATCAATACCGAACGGCTGGCTTACCTGCGCGACGTCATGAGCCCCCGGGTGACGATGCATTATTCCTCCCACGACGCAATCACAAGCAGCATCAAAGAAGCCGATCTGATTATCGGCACCGTGCTGATTCCCGGAGCCAAAGCCCCGAAACTGATCACGCGCGAGATGCTGGGGCTAATCCCCAGGGGCTCCGTCCTCGTGGATGTTTCAATCGATCAGGGGGGATGTTTCGAAACCTCCCGTCCGACGACTCACTCCGATCCTACGTTTGAAGTGGAGGGGATCATCCACTACTGCGTCGCCAACATGCCGGGGATGTACCCGCATACCTCCACAAGCGCACTGACGCACGCCACGCTTCCCTACATCAAACAAATCGCCGCGACCCCGATCACCCATGTCGTCGGCAATGATGTCCTAAGCTCGGCACTCAACACTTACGACGGCTATCTGATGAACGAAGCGGTCGCACATGCCCACGGTATGAAGTACAAAGGGCACCATTAG
- a CDS encoding nitrogen fixation protein NifQ, which produces MNEHDLMRREIENHLKKYAADEEARYDIAPLIAAKSLEMNHLYQDLGFKNRIEMGQFMSRHFPRLAEMKPKEKLWKKFLYDAIGKVAPACAGCNDREHCFTCLIAEASA; this is translated from the coding sequence ATGAACGAACACGACCTCATGCGCCGGGAGATCGAAAACCACCTGAAAAAGTACGCCGCGGACGAGGAGGCCAGATACGATATCGCGCCGCTGATTGCGGCTAAATCGCTCGAAATGAACCACCTTTACCAGGACCTTGGCTTTAAAAACCGCATCGAGATGGGGCAGTTCATGTCACGTCATTTTCCCCGTCTGGCCGAAATGAAGCCCAAAGAAAAGCTCTGGAAAAAATTCCTCTACGACGCCATCGGCAAAGTAGCCCCCGCGTGTGCCGGATGCAATGACCGCGAGCACTGCTTCACCTGCCTGATCGCCGAAGCGAGCGCCTAA
- a CDS encoding TolC family protein: MKRLLPFILPTLVFAQSYPEILAGIDASHAVQSARAVEHSAYEAYLAAEGKHLPSLDARLSALKLNRTPTAVLASSKMQTASRNNVEGELSLTYPLFSGFALSASAGKAKLQHEKALLETSDLKRNLYLDATRLYAAAAGYEAVIAAQAEAKNAIDASYAKARGMYANGLLAPAELYAIEAKGYEIEADIAESKSARLRLLNTLSYLTGGRVDTAKLPSEALWAPDPAEVETAARINREDLLSLAKALGIARSDIALARSRWYPQIALVASLKRHGDAFDLNGDGYTNPDKSYGGIVASWNLFSGMSDYHAIQASKASEMAAYAAIEDYTNRIVSEIRNTALEIEATRSKLLSAQMRIKAAAEYTKLTRGRFENQLSSADELGRAIADLAAAKAAAATLESELFTLNVSLLLQGGLEMFREKTAIR; encoded by the coding sequence ATGAAGCGTTTGTTGCCGTTCATTTTGCCGACACTGGTATTCGCTCAGAGCTATCCCGAAATTCTGGCCGGGATCGACGCTTCGCATGCCGTTCAAAGCGCCCGAGCGGTGGAACACTCGGCCTACGAAGCGTATCTCGCGGCCGAAGGGAAACACCTTCCCTCGCTCGACGCCCGTCTCAGTGCCCTCAAACTCAACCGAACGCCGACGGCGGTGCTTGCATCGTCGAAAATGCAGACCGCTTCGCGTAACAACGTCGAAGGCGAACTCTCTCTGACTTATCCCCTTTTCAGTGGATTTGCCCTCTCCGCATCGGCCGGAAAAGCCAAACTCCAGCACGAAAAAGCATTGCTCGAAACCTCCGATCTCAAGCGCAACCTTTACCTGGATGCGACACGGCTCTATGCCGCAGCGGCAGGCTATGAAGCGGTAATCGCCGCACAGGCGGAAGCTAAAAATGCCATCGATGCCTCGTACGCAAAAGCGCGGGGGATGTACGCCAACGGTCTGCTGGCGCCGGCCGAACTCTACGCCATCGAAGCCAAAGGGTATGAAATCGAAGCGGATATCGCCGAAAGCAAAAGTGCAAGGCTGCGGCTGCTCAATACCCTTTCCTACCTCACAGGCGGTCGTGTCGATACGGCAAAGCTCCCCTCCGAGGCGCTCTGGGCGCCGGACCCTGCGGAGGTGGAAACGGCTGCGCGGATCAACCGCGAAGACCTCCTCTCCCTCGCAAAAGCGCTCGGAATCGCCCGGAGCGACATTGCGCTCGCACGGAGCCGCTGGTATCCCCAAATCGCGCTTGTTGCTTCGCTCAAGCGCCACGGTGACGCATTCGATCTGAACGGCGACGGATACACGAACCCCGATAAAAGTTACGGAGGGATCGTCGCGTCGTGGAACCTCTTTTCGGGGATGAGCGACTATCACGCGATTCAGGCCTCAAAAGCGTCCGAAATGGCCGCATATGCCGCGATCGAAGATTATACAAACCGTATCGTCTCCGAAATCCGAAACACGGCTTTGGAGATCGAAGCAACCCGAAGCAAGCTTCTGAGCGCGCAAATGCGGATCAAAGCCGCCGCCGAGTATACAAAACTTACGCGGGGACGGTTCGAGAACCAGCTTTCGAGTGCGGACGAACTGGGCCGTGCGATTGCCGATCTTGCGGCCGCTAAAGCCGCGGCCGCAACGCTGGAGAGTGAACTCTTCACCCTCAATGTTTCGCTCCTGCTTCAGGGCGGCTTGGAAATGTTCCGTGAAAAAACGGCGATTCGTTGA
- a CDS encoding HlyD family efflux transporter periplasmic adaptor subunit, with protein sequence MFSTLKKYWLGALIAVLFGIGAVLIYIRLHPPRLAENLIQGTGRIDGDLINLNAKYPGRLNGIGVEEGERVRRNQTIALIDSQESRAQHDQAVARLDAARREYRSREIELDILRRTLPQTLLKADANLALSQRSRDELDRMLSAQKNIVAQSEKDFERMRDLVEKRLVESRQLETAELKLKTDREQLGALIYKRKQLDETIAIAESSRIEAVLAQRKIDAMQEANNALAAGIKAMEASQAQSRAVLSEMELRSPVDGFVVERIAHNGEVVGAGNPVVTLIDPSSLYLKIFVDTLQNGKIKIADRAVIFVDAYPDRPIAAKVVRIEQKAEFTPKEVSVASDRIQRVYAVHLKPLKPDPLLKLGLPAVGVVTLDGKNLPGTLREVPE encoded by the coding sequence ATGTTTTCCACCCTGAAGAAGTACTGGTTGGGCGCTCTGATCGCGGTATTATTCGGCATAGGCGCCGTTTTGATCTATATCCGTCTCCATCCGCCCCGGTTAGCTGAAAACCTGATTCAGGGGACGGGACGGATCGATGGCGATTTGATCAATCTCAACGCGAAATACCCCGGCAGGCTCAACGGCATCGGTGTCGAAGAAGGAGAAAGGGTACGCCGTAACCAGACGATCGCTCTGATCGATAGCCAAGAGTCCCGTGCACAGCACGATCAGGCCGTAGCCAGACTCGATGCCGCACGCCGCGAATACCGCTCCCGGGAAATCGAGCTGGACATCCTGCGACGAACGCTGCCCCAGACTCTTTTGAAAGCCGACGCCAATCTGGCCCTGAGCCAGCGCTCCCGCGACGAGCTCGACCGTATGCTCAGCGCCCAGAAAAACATCGTCGCGCAAAGCGAAAAAGATTTCGAACGGATGCGCGATCTGGTGGAAAAACGCCTTGTCGAATCACGCCAGCTCGAAACCGCCGAGCTCAAGCTGAAAACCGATCGCGAACAGCTCGGTGCGCTCATCTACAAGCGCAAACAGCTCGACGAAACGATCGCCATCGCCGAAAGTTCCCGCATCGAGGCGGTACTGGCCCAGCGGAAAATCGATGCGATGCAAGAAGCCAACAACGCGCTTGCAGCGGGGATCAAAGCCATGGAAGCATCGCAGGCCCAAAGCCGTGCGGTCCTCAGTGAAATGGAGTTGCGTTCCCCGGTGGACGGCTTCGTTGTTGAAAGGATCGCCCACAACGGCGAGGTGGTCGGAGCCGGTAATCCGGTCGTGACACTGATCGATCCCTCCTCGCTCTACCTGAAAATTTTCGTCGATACGCTTCAAAACGGCAAAATCAAAATCGCAGACCGCGCCGTCATTTTCGTCGATGCGTATCCGGACCGTCCCATAGCGGCCAAAGTAGTCCGTATCGAACAAAAAGCCGAATTCACCCCCAAAGAGGTCTCCGTTGCCAGCGACAGAATTCAGCGGGTGTATGCCGTCCATCTCAAACCCCTCAAGCCCGATCCGCTTCTCAAACTCGGCCTTCCGGCGGTGGGTGTCGTGACGCTGGACGGCAAAAATCTTCCCGGCACCCTTCGGGAAGTCCCCGAATAA